The DNA sequence TGAAAAATCTAAACCTTTATAGCCAACAGAAATATAACCCTTAGGCATAGAATTTATATCTGCTTCAGTGAAACTTGTTTTATTGGTATCATTAAAAGTATGATTAACAATTTGATTAAATTGATTATAATATTGTTTTATGGTATCAGCCATATCGATATTAGTAAAATAGCGAGAAATTCCTAGCTGTTCTTTTATATCTTGATATTGTGCTTCATTAAAGTTATATATCTCATCCAAAGTAGATTTATGTATCTTAAAATCTTCAGGAAGTCCCGCAGCTTTGTTAAAATCACTTCCCATATAACCATCTTTATCTACACTATAACCATAGGCTGTATTATTACTTATATCTGCTTGTTTATATTTTAGAGTATAAATAGAGTTTTTAAATTCACTTGATATATTATAATTAGGAGAACTTGTCTTACTACTTATACTAAAATTAGTATTATTGCTAGTATTTGTTGTATTAGTAGAATTTAATACTTCACTTCTTATTAAAGTTTGTGAATTTGCACTTTGAATTTCATTTAACTTACTAGCATTTTGTTTTAAAAAGCATTAGCAAAACTTATTTTAGAATTTTCTTTACTTTCTTTATTAGCTTTTGCTTGTGAAAGTATAGAATTATAGTTTGAGTTATCATTGATACTAAAGATACTCATATTAATTCCTTAATTTAGATTTTTTTGCCTTCAATCTAAATATCTTAAAATAATATAAGCAAGAAGTGTTCCTAAAAATAATTTTAACAATGATTTTGAATTAAACTTTTCACATATAATTTTAAATTCACAAAAAAACTTAAAAAACAATAAATATTTTTTTTATTTTTTTAGGCTTGAAATACTATTTTATAGATATTTAGTAAGAAAATCACATTGTGAAAACTTTGTGAATAAAATATATTTATAAAAAAGTTAATTATATGAATTCGTTTTTTACAAATTGTAATTTTGGAGCAATAACAAATCGACAATATCCTTGATTGGGATTTTTTGTGAAATAATTTTGATGATAAGATTCCGCAGGATAGTATTTGTTTAATTTATAAATTTGAGTGACTATTGGTGAAGAGTAATTGTTTTTTATCTTTTCAATAAATTTTTTAATTATAACTTCATCATTTTCGTTTTCATAAAAAATTGCAGATCTATATTGAATTCCTACATCGGCGCCTTGTTTATCTAAAGAAGTAGGGTCATGAATTTTAAAAAAAATATCCAAAATTTTTATAAGAGAAATTTCTTTATCGTTGTAGTTTAATTTAATGACTTCAATATTACCATCGCCAGAACATACACTTTCGTAGGTTGGATTTTCGGCTCCACCCGTGTATCCAACCTCACTATCTACAATCCCTTTAATTTTTTCAAATACAGCTTGTATGCACCAAAAACATCCACCACCTAAAATAATGCTTTTCATATTTTCCTTAACAGCAAAAAAGACTAATGACTTATTTGTAATTCTTACTTGCTTTTTCTAAAATTTCAATTGCAACATTTGTATCTTTGAAATCTTGTACTTTTACCCATTTATTTGGTTCAAGAATTTTATAGGTTTCAAAGAAATTTTTAATTTTATTTAAAGTTGCTTGAGGTAGATCGGTATAGGATTTGATATTATCGTATCTTGCATCAATTTTTGAACTTGGGACAGCTAAAAGTTTTTCATCCATTCCGCTTTCATCTTCCATGATTAAAACACCGATTAAACGGCAAGGAATGACAGCCCCAGCTTGAATAGGATATTCATTTAAAACTAAAATATCAACAGGATCACCATCATCAGCTAAGGTATTTGCAATAAAACCATAATTTGCAGGATAAAACATTGCACTTGCCATTACACGATCAA is a window from the Campylobacter sp. RM10537 genome containing:
- the msrA gene encoding peptide-methionine (S)-S-oxide reductase MsrA, whose protein sequence is MKSIILGGGCFWCIQAVFEKIKGIVDSEVGYTGGAENPTYESVCSGDGNIEVIKLNYNDKEISLIKILDIFFKIHDPTSLDKQGADVGIQYRSAIFYENENDEVIIKKFIEKIKNNYSSPIVTQIYKLNKYYPAESYHQNYFTKNPNQGYCRFVIAPKLQFVKNEFI
- the ppa gene encoding inorganic diphosphatase, yielding MDLSKIKIGDIPNKINAVIEIPYGSNIKYEIDKDSGAIMVDRVMASAMFYPANYGFIANTLADDGDPVDILVLNEYPIQAGAVIPCRLIGVLIMEDESGMDEKLLAVPSSKIDARYDNIKSYTDLPQATLNKIKNFFETYKILEPNKWVKVQDFKDTNVAIEILEKASKNYK